A genomic region of Thermogemmatispora onikobensis contains the following coding sequences:
- a CDS encoding molybdopterin oxidoreductase family protein produces the protein MALQQRQEEKNSSTNSVATHCPYCAFQCGMLLGGSPQQIWIEGDRSFPVNRGGLCLKGWTSPQTLAHAERLQTPLKRQPDGRLLPVSWEEALDSIVQHIQATQQRYGREAVGVFGSGALTNEEAYVLGKFARLALNTSQIDYNGRFCMSSAAEAMNRAFGLDRGLPFPLEDLAQAEVILLAGSNIAETMPPLMQYLDRQQRAGGLLITVDPRHSVTARSGQRHLQLTPGSDAVLANGLLHILIRDGLLDGEYIAQRTSHFEAARAMAAAYWPERVERLTGVPERELIEVAHLLGQARSVIILTGRGVEQQRQGVTNVLAYINVALALGLVGKPGSGFGSLTGQGNGQGGREHGQKANQLPGYRRIDDPAARAAIARVWGVDERELPGPGRSAYELLASLGTPGGVRCLFVMGSNLAVSAPNALHIEERLAALDCLIVCDFFLSETARLATIVLPVTQWAEEEGTLTNLEGRVIHRRRVFQPPAGVWDEITLLCELARRLGKGQYFPFSNARDVFEELRRASAGGLADYAGITYEKIDAQQGVFWPCPTPEHPGTPRLFADGFPTADGRARFHVTHYQGPGEEPDRDYPLYLSTGRILAHYQSGSQTRRISQLQALCPEPLIEIHPTTAREHGLSEGDLALLSTRRASMQGRIRINETIREDTLFVPFHWGDAQAVNRLTNPVLDPTSRMPEFKICAARIERLANPGE, from the coding sequence GTGGCTTTGCAGCAGCGGCAAGAAGAGAAGAACAGCAGTACGAACAGCGTAGCAACCCACTGCCCATACTGTGCCTTTCAGTGCGGTATGCTCCTTGGGGGCAGCCCACAACAAATCTGGATCGAGGGAGACAGGAGCTTTCCCGTGAACAGGGGAGGGCTGTGTCTCAAAGGATGGACCTCTCCCCAGACGCTGGCCCATGCTGAACGCCTCCAGACGCCGCTCAAGCGCCAGCCCGATGGGCGTCTGCTGCCGGTCTCCTGGGAGGAAGCGCTGGACAGCATTGTGCAACATATCCAGGCCACCCAGCAGCGCTATGGGAGGGAGGCCGTTGGCGTCTTCGGTAGCGGGGCCTTGACCAACGAAGAGGCCTATGTGCTCGGCAAATTCGCCCGCCTTGCCCTGAACACCTCCCAGATCGATTACAACGGGCGCTTCTGTATGTCCTCGGCAGCGGAGGCGATGAATCGCGCCTTTGGCCTCGACCGGGGGCTGCCCTTCCCTCTGGAGGACCTGGCCCAGGCCGAGGTCATCCTGCTGGCGGGAAGCAATATCGCCGAGACCATGCCCCCGCTGATGCAGTATCTGGATCGACAACAGCGAGCCGGTGGCCTGCTCATCACGGTTGATCCCCGCCACAGTGTCACAGCGCGCTCAGGACAACGGCACCTCCAGCTCACACCCGGCAGCGATGCAGTGCTGGCTAATGGCCTGCTGCACATTCTGATCCGCGACGGCCTGCTCGACGGGGAGTACATCGCCCAGCGCACCAGCCACTTTGAGGCAGCACGGGCGATGGCCGCCGCCTATTGGCCGGAGCGGGTCGAGCGTCTGACCGGTGTGCCCGAGCGAGAGCTGATTGAAGTCGCCCACCTGCTGGGCCAGGCTCGCTCTGTCATCATCCTGACCGGACGTGGCGTCGAGCAGCAGCGCCAGGGGGTGACCAATGTGCTGGCCTACATCAACGTGGCCCTGGCGCTTGGCCTGGTTGGCAAGCCTGGCAGCGGCTTTGGTAGCCTCACTGGCCAGGGCAACGGCCAGGGCGGACGCGAGCATGGGCAAAAAGCCAATCAGCTCCCGGGCTATCGTCGGATCGACGACCCGGCGGCCAGGGCCGCCATTGCCCGCGTCTGGGGCGTTGACGAGAGAGAACTGCCAGGACCTGGCCGCTCTGCCTACGAGCTGCTCGCCAGCCTGGGCACCCCAGGAGGGGTGCGCTGTCTCTTCGTCATGGGCAGTAACCTGGCTGTCTCCGCCCCCAATGCTTTGCACATCGAAGAGCGGTTGGCGGCCCTCGATTGCCTGATCGTCTGTGACTTCTTCTTGTCCGAGACGGCGCGCCTGGCCACGATCGTCTTGCCGGTCACCCAATGGGCTGAAGAGGAGGGCACCCTTACCAACCTCGAAGGCCGCGTCATCCACCGACGGCGCGTCTTTCAGCCACCTGCAGGCGTCTGGGACGAGATCACGCTGCTCTGCGAGCTGGCCAGGCGCCTGGGCAAAGGCCAGTATTTCCCCTTCAGCAACGCTCGTGACGTCTTCGAAGAACTCAGACGTGCCAGTGCTGGGGGCCTGGCCGACTATGCCGGCATCACCTATGAAAAGATCGATGCACAGCAGGGAGTTTTCTGGCCCTGCCCGACGCCAGAGCACCCGGGCACGCCTCGCCTCTTCGCCGACGGCTTCCCGACTGCTGACGGACGCGCTCGCTTTCATGTCACCCACTACCAGGGGCCTGGCGAAGAGCCAGACCGCGACTATCCCCTCTATCTCAGCACGGGGCGCATTCTGGCCCATTATCAGTCAGGCAGCCAGACCAGGCGCATCAGCCAGCTGCAAGCCCTCTGCCCCGAGCCGTTGATCGAGATTCACCCAACGACAGCCAGAGAGCATGGCCTCTCTGAAGGGGACCTGGCTCTGCTCTCAACTCGCCGGGCAAGCATGCAGGGCCGTATCAGGATCAACGAGACGATTCGCGAGGATACGCTTTTCGTCCCTTTCCACTGGGGAGATGCTCAAGCAGTCAACCGTCTGACTAATCCCGTGCTCGATCCAACCAGCCGCATGCCTGAGTTCAAGATCTGCGCCGCGCGGATCGAGCGGCTGGCCAATCCAGGTGAGTAG